The following are encoded together in the Thermococcus sibiricus MM 739 genome:
- a CDS encoding potassium channel family protein — MEEFEEFEYQPKSVKEIFIEMKNIVELMVDLAYTSILFGDKEIAEEVLDLEERMDLLNYHLMTHAVLAARNPKEAEQITSVLQMANSIEDISNAAGDLAKMVLEGIALHPVITEAIMESEEVIAKITVTQESILVGKTLGDLKLASNTGVWIIAVRRGKRWIFAPDKDFKIKPGDVLIGRGTQTSVGHLKEIARGIIRVIGDERA; from the coding sequence ATGGAGGAATTTGAGGAATTTGAATATCAACCTAAAAGCGTTAAAGAAATCTTCATAGAGATGAAAAACATTGTCGAACTCATGGTTGACCTTGCTTATACATCAATTCTCTTCGGAGATAAAGAGATAGCCGAAGAAGTGCTGGATCTCGAGGAAAGAATGGATCTCTTGAATTATCATTTAATGACTCATGCAGTTTTGGCAGCAAGAAACCCAAAAGAGGCCGAACAGATAACTTCCGTATTACAAATGGCCAATTCTATAGAAGACATATCGAATGCTGCTGGTGATTTGGCCAAAATGGTTTTAGAAGGTATTGCACTTCACCCCGTTATTACAGAAGCAATAATGGAAAGTGAGGAGGTTATAGCTAAAATAACAGTTACACAAGAGTCAATTCTAGTGGGGAAGACTCTGGGAGACTTAAAATTGGCAAGCAATACAGGTGTCTGGATAATCGCTGTTAGAAGGGGTAAGAGGTGGATATTCGCTCCGGATAAGGACTTTAAGATAAAACCTGGTGATGTACTTATTGGTAGGGGTACTCAAACATCTGTGGGACATCTTAAGGAAATTGCTAGAGGTATTATCAGGGTGATTGGCGATGAAAGAGCTTGA
- a CDS encoding potassium channel family protein, protein MKELEEIKDCLIEMKNLSSLMVDLAFSSVMYDSEDIADEVYILEEKMDELTLKVKKLALRAAKYEEDPEKLLSIIEMANINEQISDSAYEISDLVLRDVEPHPVIRKIMHDVDEEIGRVKVNKGSILIGNPLKQLKLPTKVGIRLIAIKRGSRYIYNPSKDEIIEEGDILIAVGSGIDRLRELSNEKGEEGEFIEEE, encoded by the coding sequence ATGAAAGAGCTTGAGGAGATTAAAGACTGCTTGATAGAAATGAAAAACCTCTCTTCCCTTATGGTAGACCTTGCATTTTCTTCAGTTATGTATGATAGTGAGGATATAGCTGATGAAGTTTATATTCTTGAGGAGAAGATGGATGAACTCACGCTTAAAGTTAAAAAACTGGCTTTAAGGGCTGCTAAATATGAAGAAGATCCCGAGAAGTTGTTAAGCATAATTGAGATGGCCAATATCAATGAGCAGATATCTGATTCTGCATATGAGATTTCAGATTTAGTTCTTAGGGATGTGGAACCTCATCCGGTGATAAGAAAGATAATGCATGATGTTGATGAGGAAATTGGCAGGGTTAAAGTTAACAAAGGCTCAATACTCATTGGAAATCCCTTAAAACAGCTTAAACTCCCTACAAAAGTTGGTATTAGGCTAATAGCAATAAAAAGAGGGTCTCGTTATATTTACAACCCTTCAAAAGACGAAATTATTGAAGAAGGGGATATACTCATAGCAGTTGGTTCTGGTATTGATCGTTTGAGAGAACTTTCCAATGAAAAGGGTGAAGAAGGCGAGTTTATAGAGGAGGAATAA
- a CDS encoding metallophosphoesterase family protein → MIKIAHISDTHITSGEAYKGYAYDLIANEINTLDYNLVIHTGDVTNDGLREEYERASYELKKIQKPLIVLPGNHDARNVGYELFQKYIGPLNGIYEWKDLVIIWTDSTIPDLNDGRIGGYKFRWLKEKLEEYSHKKFKIVASHHHLVPLPDTGRERNVLFNAGDVLELLLKHEVNLYLCGHKHVPNIYSVEGLVVANSGCTSCRKTRKGDVNSYNMIKIKDNGKISVTIKRVTEDIHKRDFTVKKQRIFIPRKKRLFRIIQISESNVSDRIYFREKVLKNAIKAINERYKPDLVVHCGDIVEVGIERYYKKAYALWEKIKGKKIIVPGHNDITYLGYELFREYFGEPEIIENENFTFIPIISAQYETPIGVVGRIGQKILREHLKKYEDTFRVIIMHHNITPIPKSREIGFLEDGGNVLKILTDEKANLVLTGHGGNSLGMKIEQTPIVNAGSISWELHRNPFGNSFNLIDIYEDMIAAFEIQATWGSRKLLGIWKIKTEMPWD, encoded by the coding sequence ATGATAAAGATAGCTCATATAAGTGACACCCATATAACAAGCGGAGAAGCTTACAAAGGATATGCCTACGACCTAATAGCCAATGAGATAAACACTCTAGATTACAACTTAGTTATCCACACAGGAGACGTTACAAATGATGGGTTAAGAGAAGAATATGAAAGAGCGAGTTATGAACTGAAAAAGATACAAAAACCTCTTATTGTGCTTCCTGGTAACCACGATGCCAGAAATGTTGGATATGAACTCTTTCAAAAGTATATCGGACCATTAAATGGTATATATGAGTGGAAAGACCTAGTGATAATCTGGACAGATTCAACAATCCCTGATTTGAATGACGGAAGAATAGGTGGATACAAATTTCGCTGGCTCAAAGAGAAGCTCGAAGAATATTCCCACAAGAAATTTAAGATCGTCGCCTCACATCACCATTTAGTGCCTTTACCTGACACTGGAAGAGAAAGAAACGTCCTTTTTAATGCAGGCGATGTATTGGAGTTGCTCCTCAAACATGAGGTTAATCTTTATTTGTGTGGCCACAAGCATGTCCCTAACATCTACAGTGTGGAAGGTCTTGTAGTAGCAAACTCTGGATGCACCTCATGTCGAAAAACAAGAAAAGGAGATGTAAACAGTTATAACATGATCAAAATTAAAGACAATGGAAAAATATCAGTGACAATCAAACGAGTGACAGAGGATATTCATAAAAGGGACTTCACAGTTAAGAAACAAAGGATTTTTATTCCCAGAAAGAAGAGGCTGTTTAGGATTATCCAAATTAGTGAAAGTAATGTCTCGGATAGGATATACTTTAGAGAAAAGGTGCTAAAAAACGCCATAAAAGCTATCAACGAGAGATATAAACCAGATCTAGTAGTTCACTGCGGGGATATAGTGGAAGTTGGGATTGAGAGATATTATAAAAAGGCCTATGCTCTTTGGGAAAAGATAAAGGGTAAGAAAATTATTGTTCCAGGACATAATGACATAACTTACTTGGGCTACGAGCTGTTTAGAGAATATTTTGGAGAACCTGAAATTATAGAAAATGAGAACTTCACTTTCATACCAATTATATCGGCCCAATACGAAACCCCAATAGGGGTGGTAGGAAGAATAGGTCAAAAAATCCTTAGAGAGCACTTGAAAAAATACGAGGATACCTTCAGAGTTATAATTATGCATCACAATATAACCCCAATACCCAAAAGCCGGGAAATAGGATTTTTAGAGGACGGAGGAAACGTTTTGAAGATATTGACCGATGAAAAAGCAAATTTAGTTCTAACAGGCCATGGTGGAAATAGTCTAGGAATGAAGATAGAACAAACACCAATAGTAAATGCTGGTTCAATAAGTTGGGAGCTCCACAGAAATCCCTTTGGAAATTCATTTAATTTGATAGATATCTACGAAGATATGATCGCAGCCTTTGAAATCCAAGCAACTTGGGGATCTAGAAAGCTCCTAGGAATATGGAAAATTAAAACAGAGATGCCATGGGATTAA
- a CDS encoding CBS domain-containing protein — protein sequence MDENAPIKVYMTKKLIAVKPDDTIQEACRVMVEFDIGSLVVVDNGNVVGFFTKSDIIRRVIVPGLAYNTPVAEIMSKELITVNANVPLKKVLEIMAAKRIKHMLIEEEGKVVGIFTLSDLLEASRRKLETAISAE from the coding sequence ATGGATGAAAATGCTCCAATTAAAGTTTACATGACAAAGAAACTCATTGCTGTTAAACCAGATGACACCATTCAAGAGGCCTGCAGAGTTATGGTGGAATTTGACATCGGCTCTCTTGTAGTTGTTGATAATGGCAATGTTGTGGGCTTCTTCACAAAAAGTGACATTATAAGGAGGGTGATTGTTCCCGGCTTAGCTTACAATACTCCTGTAGCGGAGATCATGTCAAAGGAATTAATTACTGTGAATGCGAATGTTCCTTTAAAAAAAGTTTTAGAAATAATGGCAGCAAAAAGGATAAAGCACATGCTCATTGAAGAGGAAGGAAAAGTTGTAGGAATCTTCACTCTAAGTGATCTCCTTGAAGCTAGCAGAAGAAAACTTGAAACAGCCATTTCGGCAGAGTGA
- a CDS encoding 2-phosphoglycerate kinase, with the protein MIIVIDPEKNTRIPFSRGILTRSITTTGVDVGIAYSIATEIVKDLQRKKIKLITKEEIRKITYEKLIGHGLKDAARKYLFWHELRRLKYPMIILIGGATGVGKSTLATELAFRLGIRTVIGTDTIREVMRKMINKELLPSIHTSSFLAWKELKNLPRNVDPLIYGFETQVRYTSVGINAVIERSYKEGFNTIIEGIHLVPGYVSLNDRSFMYLISLKSPDALEARFYERAHYSLRPAEYYIKNIEEIIHIQEYLIKKAREYEIPIIENIELERSINNIMAHLMEDISKRLKERGIKLKIE; encoded by the coding sequence ATGATAATTGTAATTGATCCTGAAAAAAATACAAGAATACCTTTCTCTAGAGGAATCCTAACTAGATCTATAACCACCACAGGGGTTGATGTGGGTATAGCTTATTCTATAGCAACTGAAATAGTAAAAGACCTTCAAAGAAAAAAGATAAAATTGATAACAAAAGAGGAAATTAGAAAGATAACGTATGAAAAACTCATAGGACACGGTTTAAAAGACGCTGCCAGAAAATACCTCTTTTGGCATGAACTTAGAAGACTAAAATATCCAATGATAATACTCATAGGTGGAGCAACAGGAGTTGGAAAATCTACCCTAGCTACAGAACTAGCCTTTAGACTTGGAATAAGAACAGTTATTGGCACAGACACCATTAGAGAGGTCATGAGAAAAATGATAAACAAAGAGCTTTTACCATCAATACATACTTCCTCATTTTTAGCCTGGAAAGAACTTAAAAACTTACCAAGAAACGTGGATCCTCTTATATATGGTTTTGAAACCCAGGTGAGGTACACTAGCGTTGGAATCAATGCAGTCATAGAACGTTCATACAAAGAGGGATTTAATACAATAATCGAGGGCATTCATCTCGTCCCTGGTTATGTATCACTCAATGATAGGAGTTTTATGTATTTGATCAGTTTAAAGAGCCCAGATGCCCTTGAAGCGAGATTTTATGAACGAGCCCATTATAGCCTTCGACCAGCAGAGTATTACATAAAAAATATTGAAGAGATCATTCACATTCAAGAGTATTTAATCAAAAAAGCAAGAGAATATGAAATTCCGATAATAGAAAACATTGAGCTTGAGAGATCCATAAATAACATAATGGCCCATTTAATGGAAGACATATCTAAAAGGCTTAAAGAAAGGGGGATTAAATTGAAAATAGAATAA
- a CDS encoding 2,3-phosphoglycerate synthetase, with amino-acid sequence MRMVLIDGEHYPDVTAWAIKKIGDVSCAVFLGGTEKIGDMKSLEEKIGVKLYYGESYISNIKKAINENKIGEVIDLSDEPVLNYEDRFRIAAVLLKHGIKYKGADFEFSPKEMVQINKPSLTILGTGKRVGKTAISGFVARTLKEISKPIIVTMGRGGPEEPEIIEGNKLEITPDFLVRVAESGKHAASDHFEDALTSRVITIGCRRCGGGMVGFSFFDIVNKGIKLAEKLEGDIVILEGSGATFPAVKADKYITVVGATQRIEFIKSYFGPFRIGLADLIVITLADMVSKEKIEKIQKIIESINPDAEIHLTAFKPRPLSEIKGKKAILVMTAPPEGLEKAARHLENRYDVEIVGKSANLANRPKLIEDLSRFKYYDTVLVELKAAAVDVATKEALKYGKEVIYIDNEPVNIDNKNLREAVLEIGWELKGERK; translated from the coding sequence ATGAGAATGGTGCTTATAGATGGAGAGCACTATCCCGATGTAACTGCGTGGGCCATAAAAAAGATTGGAGATGTCTCATGTGCAGTTTTCCTAGGCGGCACAGAAAAGATAGGGGATATGAAATCCCTAGAAGAAAAGATAGGTGTTAAATTGTATTATGGCGAGAGCTATATTTCGAATATTAAAAAAGCCATTAACGAAAATAAGATTGGGGAAGTTATCGATCTGAGTGATGAGCCGGTGCTGAATTATGAAGACCGCTTTAGAATAGCTGCAGTACTATTAAAACATGGTATAAAATACAAAGGAGCTGATTTTGAGTTTTCTCCAAAAGAAATGGTCCAAATTAACAAGCCAAGCCTTACAATACTTGGAACAGGAAAGAGAGTTGGAAAAACAGCTATAAGTGGATTCGTTGCGAGAACACTAAAAGAGATCTCAAAGCCAATAATAGTAACAATGGGACGAGGAGGCCCAGAAGAACCAGAAATAATTGAAGGAAATAAACTGGAGATCACCCCCGATTTCCTAGTTAGGGTAGCAGAATCAGGCAAACACGCCGCCTCAGACCATTTTGAAGATGCCCTAACTTCAAGAGTTATCACTATAGGTTGCAGAAGATGTGGAGGCGGAATGGTCGGATTTAGCTTCTTTGATATAGTTAATAAAGGAATAAAACTTGCAGAAAAGCTTGAAGGGGATATTGTGATATTAGAGGGAAGTGGAGCCACGTTTCCAGCTGTTAAAGCAGATAAATACATAACTGTGGTGGGAGCCACGCAAAGGATTGAGTTTATAAAAAGCTATTTTGGGCCATTCAGAATTGGCCTTGCAGATTTAATTGTTATAACTCTCGCGGATATGGTAAGCAAAGAAAAGATTGAAAAAATTCAAAAGATTATAGAGAGTATAAATCCAGATGCGGAGATCCACTTGACTGCATTTAAACCAAGGCCCTTAAGTGAGATAAAAGGTAAAAAGGCAATTCTTGTAATGACTGCCCCTCCAGAAGGGTTAGAAAAAGCAGCTAGACACTTAGAAAATCGTTATGATGTGGAGATCGTCGGCAAAAGTGCCAACCTTGCCAATCGCCCCAAGTTAATTGAGGATTTAAGTCGATTTAAGTATTATGATACAGTTCTTGTTGAGTTGAAAGCCGCCGCCGTAGATGTTGCCACAAAAGAAGCCCTAAAGTATGGAAAAGAAGTTATATACATTGACAACGAACCGGTAAATATAGATAACAAGAATTTGAGAGAAGCTGTGTTAGAAATTGGGTGGGAACTTAAGGGGGAGAGAAAATGA
- the wtpA gene encoding tungstate ABC transporter substrate-binding protein WtpA, with protein sequence MKTVSLIILGVLFLGLIASGCIGGEVKDKQDSSTAEGELIRATLKIFHAGSLSEPLNDVSEAFKEYSKRSLGYDLEIQAEASGSVMAVRKVTDLGKKADIVAVADYTLIPQLLLPNFTDFYVLFATNEIVIAFTDKSKYADEITSENWYEILAREDVSFGFSDPNQDPCGYRSIMVMKLADLYYGKPIFKTLVEKNTNIYAEGSNIIAPKDIQIKTDKVVIRPKETDLTGLVESGSLDYYFIYKSVAMQHNLRFIALPREINLKEFSLAEHYERISITLGSTGNTIKAEPIVYGITVLKDTSGRELALQYLRFMLSEKGKEIFEKNYHDFIWPPVGFGNVPEEIKDEVKVEG encoded by the coding sequence ATGAAGACTGTGTCTTTAATCATCTTAGGGGTTCTCTTTCTTGGGCTGATTGCAAGTGGTTGTATTGGGGGAGAAGTCAAAGATAAGCAAGACTCTTCTACAGCAGAAGGGGAACTTATAAGAGCAACTTTGAAAATTTTTCACGCTGGTTCTCTGAGCGAACCCTTAAACGATGTTAGTGAGGCTTTTAAAGAATACTCCAAGAGGAGTCTTGGTTATGATTTAGAGATTCAAGCAGAGGCAAGCGGGAGTGTGATGGCAGTTAGAAAAGTCACCGACTTGGGGAAAAAAGCTGATATAGTGGCTGTGGCCGATTATACTCTAATTCCCCAGCTGTTGCTGCCTAACTTCACAGATTTCTATGTCCTCTTTGCAACTAATGAAATTGTAATTGCCTTTACAGATAAGAGCAAATATGCTGATGAGATAACTTCTGAAAATTGGTATGAAATTTTAGCAAGAGAAGACGTTTCTTTTGGCTTCAGTGATCCGAATCAGGACCCCTGTGGCTACCGCAGCATTATGGTAATGAAACTTGCTGATCTTTATTATGGAAAACCCATCTTCAAAACTCTTGTAGAGAAGAACACGAATATCTACGCTGAAGGAAGCAACATAATCGCCCCGAAAGATATTCAAATTAAAACCGATAAAGTTGTTATAAGGCCAAAGGAAACGGATTTGACAGGTTTAGTAGAGAGCGGTAGTTTAGATTATTATTTCATTTACAAAAGCGTTGCAATGCAGCACAACCTGAGATTCATTGCACTGCCAAGAGAGATTAACCTAAAGGAATTTAGTTTAGCGGAGCATTATGAGCGGATTTCAATAACATTAGGCTCGACTGGAAATACTATTAAAGCAGAACCAATTGTTTATGGAATCACAGTGTTGAAAGATACTTCTGGTAGGGAACTTGCTCTCCAGTACCTTCGCTTCATGTTGAGTGAAAAAGGTAAGGAGATTTTTGAGAAGAACTATCACGATTTTATATGGCCACCTGTGGGGTTTGGAAACGTTCCAGAAGAAATTAAGGATGAGGTGAAAGTTGAAGGCTAA
- the wtpB gene encoding tungstate ABC transporter permease WtpB — MKRDYVTGFFALIGTFMILYILLPLVVIVSKQLFDWEMLMRTLKDELVLIALRNSLLTSTATMLISLFFGVPLGYILARKEFKGKSFVQAVVDVPIVIPHSVVGIMLLVTFSNKILDSYLGIIMAMLFVSAPFTINAARDGFLAVDEKLEHVARTLGASKLRAFFTISLPMAMSSILSGAIMTWARAISEVGAILIISYYPKTAQILVMEYFNNYGLRASRPISVILVLLSLSIFVILRWLVGRSRNA, encoded by the coding sequence ATGAAGCGTGACTATGTAACGGGGTTCTTTGCTTTGATAGGCACTTTCATGATTTTGTATATTCTCTTGCCCTTAGTTGTTATTGTAAGTAAGCAGCTTTTTGACTGGGAAATGTTGATGAGAACCTTAAAAGATGAACTTGTTTTAATTGCTCTTAGAAACTCCCTTCTAACTTCAACAGCTACAATGTTAATTTCCCTGTTTTTTGGAGTACCTTTAGGTTATATTCTTGCAAGAAAAGAGTTTAAGGGTAAAAGCTTTGTTCAAGCCGTTGTTGATGTTCCGATTGTGATTCCTCATTCCGTCGTTGGTATTATGCTCCTTGTAACTTTCTCAAACAAGATTTTGGATAGTTATCTAGGGATAATTATGGCAATGCTTTTTGTTTCTGCACCCTTCACAATTAACGCTGCTAGGGATGGATTTTTAGCAGTGGATGAGAAACTTGAGCACGTCGCGAGAACTTTGGGAGCCAGTAAGCTCAGAGCATTTTTTACGATTTCTCTTCCTATGGCTATGTCTTCAATTTTAAGCGGTGCAATAATGACATGGGCAAGGGCAATAAGTGAAGTCGGTGCGATTCTTATCATATCATATTACCCAAAAACAGCTCAAATTCTGGTTATGGAGTACTTTAACAATTATGGGTTAAGGGCATCAAGGCCAATTTCAGTTATTCTCGTGCTGCTGAGCCTGAGCATATTTGTTATCTTAAGGTGGCTTGTGGGGAGGTCAAGAAATGCTTAG
- the wtpC gene encoding tungstate ABC transporter ATP-binding protein WtpC yields MLRVENISKNWGEFKLHDITFEVKNREYLIILGPSGAGKTLLLELIAGIFVPDSGRIFMNGNDITFLPPEKRKLAYIPQNYALFPHMKVYDNIAYGLKLKKIPKNEIDKKVKEIGEILGISHLLHRKPKTLSGGEAQRVAIARALVLEPKLLLLDEPFANLDIQTRSKLIQEMKYWHKELNFTALHVTHSFEEAVSLGDRVGVMLNGKLIQTGEVREVFGRPKNEEVAKFLGFENIIEGIGEGRVLKTNGILIELPIEVKGKVRIGIRPEDIIISSEPIKSSARNEFKAKVLAVEDLGSLVRLTLDIGGIELRAFITRSSLLEMEIKEDKEVYLSFKATAIHVF; encoded by the coding sequence ATGCTTAGGGTTGAGAACATTAGCAAAAACTGGGGGGAATTTAAGCTCCACGATATTACCTTTGAAGTGAAAAACAGAGAGTATTTGATAATTTTAGGCCCAAGTGGTGCTGGAAAGACACTTCTACTTGAGCTCATTGCTGGAATTTTTGTTCCGGATTCTGGAAGAATTTTCATGAATGGCAATGATATAACATTTTTGCCGCCTGAAAAGAGAAAATTAGCTTATATCCCTCAGAACTATGCTCTCTTTCCGCACATGAAAGTCTACGATAATATAGCTTACGGATTAAAGCTGAAAAAAATTCCAAAGAATGAAATTGACAAAAAAGTTAAGGAAATTGGAGAAATCCTTGGAATTTCTCACCTCCTGCACAGAAAACCAAAAACATTGAGTGGTGGGGAGGCTCAAAGAGTTGCCATTGCAAGGGCCTTGGTTTTGGAGCCGAAACTTCTTCTTCTTGATGAACCATTTGCAAACCTGGATATTCAAACTAGATCTAAGCTTATTCAAGAAATGAAATACTGGCATAAGGAGCTAAATTTTACGGCTCTTCACGTGACCCATTCCTTTGAGGAGGCAGTAAGCTTGGGAGATAGAGTAGGGGTTATGTTGAATGGAAAATTAATTCAAACTGGAGAAGTTAGAGAAGTATTTGGAAGGCCGAAAAATGAAGAAGTGGCAAAATTCCTCGGCTTTGAGAATATAATTGAGGGAATTGGAGAGGGGAGAGTTTTGAAGACTAATGGCATTTTAATTGAACTTCCCATAGAGGTCAAAGGAAAAGTTAGAATTGGTATAAGGCCGGAAGACATCATAATATCAAGTGAACCTATAAAAAGTTCTGCAAGAAATGAATTCAAAGCTAAAGTTCTGGCGGTTGAGGATCTGGGATCCTTAGTAAGACTGACTCTTGATATTGGAGGAATCGAGCTCAGGGCATTTATAACCCGCTCATCCCTTCTTGAGATGGAAATTAAGGAGGATAAAGAGGTTTATCTAAGCTTTAAAGCAACGGCGATTCATGTCTTCTAA
- a CDS encoding aromatic amino acid transport family protein, protein MKRLTLAEASAMLIGTQIGAGVLGLPYALRGAGFLEFLWLLNLGLMTLLTALFVLEVASKNLGKSLSKLTEEHLGKMGGVVMFLSISALAYGALIAYIAGSADIISSLVGIRPEIAAIVFWSLMSLIVFMGLKVSGEAELTLTGVLLLALVLSISLVLGKINEKNLTHRVRSPLPKGQGSSLFSVVFLLIFNFVSINNLVRK, encoded by the coding sequence ATGAAGAGGTTAACATTGGCTGAAGCAAGTGCAATGCTCATAGGAACTCAAATTGGAGCGGGTGTTTTGGGATTGCCGTATGCATTGAGGGGAGCAGGTTTCTTGGAGTTTTTGTGGTTATTGAATCTGGGGTTGATGACACTTTTAACTGCTCTCTTTGTCCTTGAAGTTGCTTCCAAGAACCTAGGAAAGAGCCTTTCAAAGCTCACCGAGGAACATTTGGGAAAGATGGGTGGAGTTGTGATGTTCTTGAGCATTTCTGCTTTAGCCTATGGGGCTCTTATAGCGTATATAGCTGGAAGTGCTGATATTATATCATCCTTAGTTGGCATTAGGCCCGAGATTGCGGCCATTGTCTTTTGGAGTTTAATGAGCCTGATAGTTTTTATGGGACTTAAGGTTTCTGGAGAGGCAGAACTAACTCTTACGGGGGTCCTCCTTTTAGCCCTTGTACTTTCAATAAGTCTTGTTTTAGGTAAGATTAATGAGAAGAATTTAACCCATCGGGTGAGAAGTCCCCTTCCGAAAGGGCAGGGTAGTTCACTCTTCTCTGTGGTTTTTCTGTTAATATTTAATTTTGTATCGATAAATAATTTGGTTCGAAAATAG